In Actinomycetota bacterium, one DNA window encodes the following:
- the thiE gene encoding thiamine phosphate synthase has protein sequence MNLDLYVITTEIPVLSRTHIDVARDAIAGGATVIQLREKDRYTRDILRIAAEIKKLTHRSGTLFIINDRIDIALAIDADGVHLGQEDMPLLYARRILGKEKIIGVSVGGIEEAVRAEREGADYLGVGSIFLTPSKSDAGQPVGLGTLSEIRSSVKTPIVAIGGITLNNIEDVLKAGADGVAVISAVACATDVKRATSELLRKIREVKAKLKEE, from the coding sequence ATGAATTTAGATCTCTACGTGATCACCACGGAAATACCGGTTCTGAGCCGGACACATATCGATGTCGCTCGAGATGCGATCGCAGGAGGAGCCACTGTAATCCAATTGCGGGAGAAGGACAGGTACACGCGAGATATCCTGAGAATAGCAGCGGAGATTAAAAAGTTGACCCACCGGTCTGGGACTCTCTTTATAATCAATGATCGAATCGATATAGCTTTAGCCATCGATGCCGATGGGGTGCACTTAGGTCAGGAGGATATGCCCCTCCTTTATGCTCGGAGAATCCTGGGGAAGGAAAAAATAATCGGCGTTTCTGTAGGTGGCATTGAAGAGGCAGTTCGAGCGGAAAGAGAGGGTGCAGATTACCTTGGAGTTGGCTCGATCTTTCTCACTCCGAGCAAAAGCGATGCCGGTCAGCCCGTGGGATTGGGTACTTTATCTGAAATAAGGAGTTCCGTGAAAACTCCAATCGTTGCCATAGGTGGGATAACCCTGAATAACATCGAGGATGTGCTCAAAGCGGGAGCAGATGGAGTGGCGGTGATCTCTGCTGTGGCTTGTGCCACCGATGTGAAGAGAGCAACCTCAGAACTTCTAAGAAAGATCAGAGAGGTCAAAGCTAAGCTAAAGGAGGAGTAA
- a CDS encoding sulfide-dependent adenosine diphosphate thiazole synthase: MVKDLSTREALEETVVTRAIIDGFWSDFSKRLDLDVAIAGAGPAGLTAARYLAQENYRVAVFERNLYVGGGMWGGGMLFPKIVIQERAKGILDGLGVKLEQYPGGYYRADSVETVSRCTTATIEAGAKIWIGMSVEDVIIREGNRVTGVVINWGAVEAAHLHVDPLAVKSKLVIDATGHGAEVARVVSQKISEANFPTLTGKVIGESCMWSEAGEKEVVDRTCEIFPGLIVAGMAVATVFGSPRMGAIFGGMFLSGRRAADIASFILKSRFKGEE, from the coding sequence GTGGTAAAGGATCTTAGCACTCGGGAAGCCTTGGAAGAAACTGTGGTGACCAGAGCCATAATTGACGGATTCTGGAGTGATTTTTCCAAACGTCTCGATTTGGATGTGGCCATTGCTGGGGCTGGTCCTGCCGGATTAACTGCAGCTCGATATTTGGCTCAAGAAAATTATAGGGTCGCAGTTTTTGAAAGAAATCTCTATGTTGGAGGAGGAATGTGGGGAGGAGGTATGCTTTTCCCAAAGATCGTGATACAAGAAAGGGCCAAAGGGATTCTCGATGGACTAGGAGTGAAGTTAGAACAGTATCCAGGCGGCTACTACAGAGCCGACTCGGTGGAAACGGTTTCAAGATGTACAACTGCAACCATCGAGGCAGGAGCCAAGATATGGATAGGTATGAGCGTCGAGGATGTAATAATCCGTGAAGGGAACAGGGTTACCGGTGTAGTTATAAATTGGGGTGCCGTTGAAGCTGCACATCTCCATGTCGATCCTCTCGCCGTAAAATCGAAACTCGTAATAGATGCCACGGGTCATGGAGCTGAGGTGGCTCGCGTTGTTTCTCAAAAAATCTCGGAGGCTAATTTTCCCACACTTACGGGTAAGGTCATTGGAGAGAGTTGCATGTGGTCCGAAGCAGGTGAGAAAGAAGTCGTGGATAGAACATGCGAGATCTTTCCCGGTCTTATAGTTGCCGGTATGGCTGTAGCCACGGTCTTTGGTTCTCCACGGATGGGTGCCATATTTGGAGGGATGTTCCTTTCGGGAAGAAGAGCAGCCGACATAGCATCCTTCATCTTAAAAAGTAGATTTAAAGGTGAAGAATGA
- the thiC gene encoding phosphomethylpyrimidine synthase ThiC has protein sequence MATLVTRIKAGEIPEEIKRVAREEGVNLNLILQNITQGKIVIPRNINHPSARPAGIGEALHTKVNANIGTSEDFPLIDEELEKLKVAVKAGADTVMDLSTGGDLNKIRRAIITKSSIPIGTVPIYQAAIDAKIKYGNIVKMTPDHIFNVIEVQARDGVDFMTIHCGVTWKALNALTQEGRITDVVSRGGAFIIGWMLHNDKENPLYEQFDRLLEIAKRYDVTLSLGDGMRPGCIADASDRAQVEELLTLGELVDKARKAEVQVMVEGPGHVPLDQIEATVKMEKSICKGAPFYLLGPIVTDVAPGYDHITSAIGGAIAAASGADFLCYVTPREHLGLPTIEDVREGVIAAKIAAHAADIIKGIPGAAEWDLQMSKARKALDWKRQMKLAIDPEKARKTREERRGLQEDVCTMCGEFCAMKLVAEFFKSPRIKRC, from the coding sequence ATGGCCACGTTGGTGACTAGGATCAAAGCGGGGGAAATCCCCGAAGAAATAAAGAGAGTGGCCCGGGAAGAAGGGGTAAATTTAAATTTGATCCTTCAAAACATTACTCAAGGCAAAATCGTCATCCCCAGAAACATCAATCACCCCTCCGCCCGTCCCGCAGGGATAGGAGAGGCTTTGCACACAAAGGTCAATGCAAATATCGGTACATCAGAGGATTTCCCCCTCATAGATGAGGAGCTTGAGAAACTTAAGGTAGCTGTAAAAGCTGGTGCTGATACCGTCATGGATTTGAGTACGGGGGGAGATTTAAACAAGATAAGGAGAGCGATAATTACCAAATCTTCCATCCCCATAGGCACCGTACCCATCTACCAAGCAGCCATAGATGCCAAGATTAAATACGGAAATATTGTAAAAATGACCCCGGACCATATCTTTAATGTCATAGAAGTCCAGGCAAGGGATGGCGTGGATTTCATGACCATTCATTGTGGTGTTACCTGGAAGGCTCTCAACGCCTTAACTCAAGAAGGACGCATAACTGATGTGGTCAGCCGGGGGGGAGCATTTATAATCGGCTGGATGCTCCACAACGATAAAGAGAATCCCCTCTATGAGCAATTCGATAGGTTACTTGAGATAGCGAAGAGGTACGATGTTACCTTAAGCCTTGGTGATGGCATGAGACCTGGATGCATAGCCGACGCCTCAGATAGAGCTCAAGTCGAGGAGCTTTTAACCTTAGGTGAACTGGTAGATAAGGCGAGAAAGGCTGAAGTTCAGGTTATGGTCGAGGGTCCAGGTCACGTGCCCCTTGACCAAATCGAGGCTACAGTAAAAATGGAGAAATCCATATGCAAGGGTGCTCCTTTCTACCTTTTGGGACCGATAGTTACTGATGTAGCACCCGGTTATGATCACATTACCTCTGCAATTGGCGGAGCGATCGCTGCTGCTTCAGGTGCCGATTTTCTCTGCTACGTGACTCCCCGAGAGCATCTCGGCCTTCCCACAATCGAAGATGTAAGAGAGGGTGTCATTGCTGCAAAAATTGCAGCCCATGCAGCCGACATCATTAAGGGTATCCCTGGTGCAGCGGAGTGGGATTTACAGATGTCCAAGGCTAGAAAAGCCTTAGACTGGAAAAGACAAATGAAACTAGCCATCGATCCTGAAAAGGCCAGAAAAACTCGTGAGGAAAGAAGGGGTCTACAGGAGGATGTGTGCACGATGTGCGGGGAATTTTGCGCCATGAAGTTAGTAGCTGAATTCTTTAAATCGCCGCGAATCAAAAGATGCTAA